In Aythya fuligula isolate bAytFul2 chromosome 14, bAytFul2.pri, whole genome shotgun sequence, the following proteins share a genomic window:
- the NPM1 gene encoding nucleophosmin, giving the protein MEDSAMDMESMGPLRPQTFLFGCELKADKEYKFKVDDEENEHQLSLRTVSLGAGAKDELHVVEAEALDYEGNPIKVVLASLKMSVQPTVSLGGFEITPPVTLRLKCGSGPVYVSGQHLVALEEEPESEDEEEDTKIVNASTKRPASGGGAKTPQKKAKLSEDDEDDDDEDDDEDDDEDDLDDDEEEIKTPMKKPVREPSGKNMQKAKQNGKDSKPSTPASKTKTPDSKKDKSLTPKTPKVPLSLEEIKAKMQASIDKGSSLPKLEPKFANYVKNCFRTEDQKVIQALWQWRQTL; this is encoded by the exons ATGGAGGACAGCGCCATGGACATGGAGAGCATGGGCCCGCTGCGCCCCCAGACCTTCCTCTTCG GCTGCGAGCTTAAAGCAGATAAGGAGTACAAATTCAAAGTAGATGATGAAGAAAACGAGCATCAGCTGTCTTTGAGAACG GTTTCTTTAGGGGCTGGAGCCAAAGACGAATTACACGTTGTAGAAGCAGAGGCATTGGACTATGAAGGCAACCCTATTAAAGTAGTACTGGCATCTCTGAAAATGTCTGTGCAGCCTACA GTTTCACTAGGCGGCTTTGAGATCACACCACCAGTCACCTTGAGGTTGAAATGTGGTTCCGGGCCTGTTTATGTCAGCGGTCAACATCTTGTAG CATTAGAGGAAGAACCAGAAtcagaggatgaggaggaagatACAAAAATTGTGAATGCCTCAACAAAGAGACCAGCGAGTGGAGGAGGAGCTAAAACACCACAG aaaaaagcaaaactatcagaagatgatgaagatgatgacgatgaagatgatgatgaggaTGA TGATGAGGATGACCTGGATGATGATGAGGAAGAGATCAAAACGCCAATGAAAAAA ccTGTCCGTGagccttcaggaaaaaatatgcagaaagcaaagcaaaatggaaaagactCTAAGCCGTCCACACCAGCATCCAAAACAAAA ACTCCAGATTCCAAGAAGGATAAATCTCTAACTCCAAAAACACCAAAAGTCCCTCTGTCGTTAGAGGAgattaaagcaaaaatgcagGCCTCCATAGACAAG ggTTCTTCCCTTCCTAAGCTGGAACCCAAATTCGCCAACTATGTTAAGAATTGTTTCAGGACGGAGGACCAGAAG GTCATTCAAGCTCTCTGGCAGTGGAGACAGActctgtaa